One window of the Deltaproteobacteria bacterium genome contains the following:
- the fliO gene encoding flagellar biosynthetic protein FliO: MGSEYYFELIKMVTALVLVLGVMYLAFFVAKKTIWKGLATGASGVPIRILAQRSLGSRKSIVVVEADGQRMVLGVTSDRINLLAKTESSAPEGSSMPAGQGGPHQGIFPRMLAAFVNRGEGIEKHENV; the protein is encoded by the coding sequence ATGGGATCCGAGTATTATTTCGAACTGATCAAAATGGTTACCGCACTGGTTTTGGTGCTCGGTGTCATGTATCTGGCGTTCTTTGTAGCCAAGAAGACTATATGGAAAGGATTGGCTACGGGGGCGTCGGGTGTGCCGATTCGGATTCTCGCTCAACGGTCCCTGGGTTCCAGGAAAAGCATCGTGGTGGTGGAGGCGGACGGGCAGCGCATGGTGTTGGGTGTAACGTCGGATCGTATCAATCTTCTGGCGAAAACGGAATCCTCCGCTCCGGAGGGAAGTTCAATGCCGGCTGGACAAGGCGGGCCTCATCAGGGGATTTTTCCTCGCATGCTCGCGGCCTTCGTGAATAGAGGCGAGGGGATCGAAAAGCATGAAAACGTTTAG
- a CDS encoding flagellar type III secretion system pore protein FliP, translating to MKTFSTRNLICLLVLSVLVIGQTMGGGEAEAQLKLPSIQIGFGDADGPEQISSVLQIMLALTVLTLAPAILVLFTSFTRIIVVFSFLRQAMGTQQMPPNQIMIGLALFLSFFIMSPVLSEINQKALQPYLNEEINQTEALNRAQEPIRKFMLAQTREKDLALFVSMAQKDRPKNISEVSTLMIVPAFALSEIRTAFQ from the coding sequence ATGAAAACGTTTAGCACACGCAATCTCATCTGCCTTCTAGTGCTTTCGGTGCTTGTAATAGGTCAAACCATGGGCGGCGGCGAGGCCGAGGCCCAGCTCAAGCTCCCTTCTATCCAGATCGGGTTCGGCGACGCGGACGGACCTGAACAGATATCGTCCGTGTTGCAGATCATGCTTGCGCTTACGGTGCTGACTCTGGCGCCGGCGATTCTGGTGTTGTTCACCAGTTTTACCCGCATCATTGTCGTGTTTTCATTCCTGCGCCAAGCCATGGGAACGCAACAGATGCCGCCGAACCAGATCATGATCGGTCTGGCGCTTTTCTTGAGCTTTTTCATCATGTCGCCGGTGCTGAGTGAGATCAACCAGAAAGCGCTGCAGCCCTATCTGAACGAGGAGATCAACCAAACGGAGGCTCTGAACCGGGCCCAGGAGCCGATCCGCAAGTTCATGCTGGCTCAAACCCGAGAGAAGGATTTGGCCCTGTTCGTCAGTATGGCTCAGAAAGACCGTCCAAAAAATATTTCCGAGGTCTCCACACTCATGATCGTTCCAGCCTTCGCCCTCAGCGAGATTCGTACGGCCTTTCAGA